The region AGATCGCCGAGGAAGGTCCAGGGATTCGCGTTGGAGACAATAGCGATTGGGATGTCGCGGCCCAGTTCGCGGCCGTCGACTGTTGCGCTAATTCGAGGTGGGTTGGACTGGATGCCGCGCCAGGCTCGGTAGACCTCCGGCAGGTATCGGAAGTAGGAAGCTCGCGTTCCTCCGCTGCGAAGTCCGTCCATTGTGGCGATTACCTCAGCGTCGATGCCGACGCCGGCGTTGACTACGAAACAGCGGTCCGCCGCGTGACCGATGCTGATGGAGCTGCGTATACCGCGGCTAATAAGTCCCGCCACGTACCAGGCGGCGTCGACGGGGTTGCGCGGAATGCCCAGCGAACCCGCGAGAACGTTGGCACTGCCCGTCGGGACGATGGCGAGTGTGGGCAAATCATCTGCCGCGGGCGCAGAAAACGGGTCCGATCCGAGCATTCCGTTTACGGTCTCGTTGACAGTACCATCGCCGCCGAGACAGATGACGTAGTCAAAATCCTTCGCAGTCAGGCCTGTGACGATGTCTGTAGCGTGGCCCTTGTATGCCGTCAAGACGGACTTGATGATCAGCGATTCGACAGAGCGAAGTGCGGTCACGATGTCTTTCATCGCGGCCGGGGTGTTCGTCGTCGAGTTTGGGTTAGAAATAAGCAGCGCACGCACACGCCAAGGGTAATGCATGGACAGGTGTGCGCGTGGCTAACATGTAAGCCGTGACTTCCTCGCGAAATTTTTCATCTCGTTCCGCTTCGGAATCTCAGCAGCAGGCGGGCTCCGTGGGTATCGCGGCGCCGAAATCGGTGCTGGCCGGGGCATGGATTGGAATCGCAGAATGCGTTCTGGGGCTGGGCTACGGGGTGTTCCTCGTCGTCCGTGACCTTATGGGGTACCGAGACCAGGCTGCGGTCATCTCGGGCTGGGGCACTGCTCTGTGGTTTTTTCTGATCTTTGGCGCGGTTATGGCCGGCGCGGTAATGCTGCTGCGCGGGGCCCGCTGGGGGCGAGGTCCGATTATCATGCTGAACCTCTGCCTGGCCGGCGTTTCGTACTACATGTTCACCTCGGGGGCGCTGAGCCTGGCAATCCCGACTGCCCTATGCGCCATCGCCGCGCTATTCTGCATGTTTAACCCCAAGGCCGTCGACTGGGCGGCAAGGTCGATGTAGCTGCCGCTAGGCGATAATCCGCAGCGCACTGACATTTTTACCACGCTGCACAACGAGCGTGTCTCCGATTACAGCAAGGGCAGTGGGGCCCTGTTCGCTTGCCGACGGTCCGTCGGTCCCACCCGCTTGCAGTTCGGCAGGCAGCGGCAGTGTACCGATGACTCTCAGCGCGTCTCCGTCAATCACTGCGATACCGTTTGAGACGGGCATGAGGATGTGCTTGCCCCAGGGGGCGGGGGTTCCGGTGGCCTCCGGGAAAACGAAAGCCTGATCGAGCTCGTTCGGGTTGAATCCGATGAGTCCCGCCGCAGAAAACCACGTCATGTGGTGGGGGAGGTCCGCGGTGTAGGGGGTCCGAGGTAGCTGGGTGTCGTCCTGCGCTGGCAAGACGGGTTTTGCCTCGGGTGAGTTCGCAGGCAGGGGGGTACTGCTCAGGAGCGTTCCGTCGCTACGGTAGGAAAGGATCTCGGTGCCTCTGACGACGGCTGCCGTATCCTGGCCGACCGCAGCTAACCGCATCCCCGGGACGGTTCTGCCCAATTCGATATCGGCGGCAACTTCAGGTTTCCGCGATTCCTCCGGCTTGGAGTCCTGCAGTACGAGGCGAGCCTGCCCGCTACAATCGTTGAGCACCGCCAGGAATTCCACACGGGTGAGTGCGCTGATAATGGAGCATTCCGGGTGAGGTTGCAATTTAGGTTCAGCGGCCGCGGGGATGTCTCCATACTCGACCACCCGAACCAGGTCATTGCGCCAAAGCTCCAGGAATCGTTCGCTGTAGATACCTGCGTATGTATTGGACCGAATTGTCGCAGGCTGGTCGGGGGCGACGGAGCGGCGGGTAGCAACGTACTCGCCGGTGGCCGGCTGCAGGGACACCGTTTCACCGCATCCCGCGGGCCCCTTGAACGTTGCGAAAATCAAACCGTCGCTGGACGAAAGTGCGCACAGGTCAATGTCGCGCCTATAGTGCCAGCGTTCCTCGCCGGTCTGGACATCCAATGCGCGCAGCCCTTGGCTTTCGGGGATGACAATCAAATCCTCAATGGCAATCGGTGCCTGGGCTACAGCGTCAGACTTCGTCGCCAAATCCGCCTTGGTCGACCATTGCGGAGCCAGGCTCACGGGCATCGACGCGGGGTCGTTTGCTGCAGGGGCCTGCACTCTCGCGGCCGCTGCGGCTGTTGCGCCGGGAACTTGGGTGCGGTCGACTCCCCGCACAGGGGCGGTCCACCATGTCCAGCCGGAAACTAATGCGACCGCAGCAACAATCGAGGCCGACGCGACACGATTGCGTCGGAGTCGGCGGTCTCGATGTTTGGGCGCAGGAGAACATGCATGCCCAGGTAATTGCCTTGAAGGTTGCGTTGCTCTTTTCGGCACTGTTAAAGACGCCTAACGGCGTCGCCTCCTATCCCCGTGGCGAGGCCTGCGGCCGTCTCCGCCGTCGCGGGCACCGCGGGCACTTCGGTTACGACGGTCACCCCTGCCGTCGCGGCCTCGCGGTGGACGGGCTCCGAGGACCGGACGGGAAGGCCCTACCTTTTCTTCGACTCCCTCGGGGATGTCCAGGGCTTCGGCCAGCTCGGGTGAGTTAGAAAACCAAGTGGGGATTTCCGCCATGTCCAGATTCAGCGAGTCAGAAATCATCTTCCACTTCTGCAGCTCGTCCCAGCCCACAAGGGTGATCGCGACACCGCTGTGTCCGGCGCGGCCAGTGCGGCCGATGCGGTGGACGTAAGTCATTTCGTCGTCCGGAACCTGGTGGTTAATAACGTGCGTTACATCATCGATATCGATGCCGCGCGCTGCGACATCGGTGGCTACTAGAACATCGACGTCGCCGGTGCGGAACGCGGTGAGGGAGCGCTCTCGAGCGGGTTGGCCCATGTCTCCGTGGACCGCGGTGACCAGGAATCCACGTTCTCCCAGTTGCTCTGCGACGGAAGCTGCTCCGCGTTTGGTGCGGGCGAAGATAATGGTGCGACCGCGCCCCTTAGCCTGCAGGATGTGGGCAATAACCGAGACCTTATCCATCTGGTGAGACTGGAATACGACCTGCTTCGTTGTCTCGTGGACAGTAGCTTCTTCCTCGCCAGACTCCGCGCGGATGTGTACCGGCCGCTGCATGAAAGTGCGTGCCAGGGTTAGAATCGGCCCCGGCATCGTGGCGGAAAAGAGCATTGTTTGGCGTTCCTGAGGTACCGCAGCGAGGATTTTCTCGATATCCGGGAGGAAGCCGAGATCTAGCATCTCGTCGGCCTCGTCGAGAACCAGAACTGCAACGCCCGATAGCTCGAGGCTGCCGCGCTGATAAAGGTCAATCAGGCGCCCCGGTGTGCCGACGATAATGTCGACACCGGATTCGAGCTGTTCAATCTGCTCATCGTAGGGGCGCCCGCCATAAATGGTGCAGATGCGAAGGTTCGTGGATGCCGCGGCGTGGTGAAGATCCTCGCCGACCTGGACGCACAGTTCGCGCGTGGGGACAATAATCAGACCGCGCGCGGTGCCGTCCGGTTCTGGAATTCGAGCATCGTCAAAAACGCGGTCGATTAGGGGGACTCCGAATCCCAAGGTTTTACCCATGCCGGTTCTGGCCTGGCCGATGATATCGGTGCCGTCGAGCGCCAGGGGCAGTGTCAGCTCCTGGATAGCAAAAGTGCGGGTGATGCCCTGGCCCTCCAGCGCATCGCAAATCTCGGCTGCGACTCCCAGTTCGACGAATGTCGGGGACGGGG is a window of Corynebacterium lactis RW2-5 DNA encoding:
- a CDS encoding diacylglycerol/lipid kinase family protein, encoding MRALLISNPNSTTNTPAAMKDIVTALRSVESLIIKSVLTAYKGHATDIVTGLTAKDFDYVICLGGDGTVNETVNGMLGSDPFSAPAADDLPTLAIVPTGSANVLAGSLGIPRNPVDAAWYVAGLISRGIRSSISIGHAADRCFVVNAGVGIDAEVIATMDGLRSGGTRASYFRYLPEVYRAWRGIQSNPPRISATVDGRELGRDIPIAIVSNANPWTFLGDLPVVTNPKMSVHCGLGFYGVTSLQGIAGLVTAANLAGALTGLRDTFRVPEREIRADDAQEVHLETSRPLKFQLDGEYIDERTELLIRVKKRGINVAALADDYTASRFTKTVASRPVEERLLNMLGKRVIDRLRRRSRQS
- a CDS encoding DEAD/DEAH box helicase, which produces MAVSPSPTFVELGVAAEICDALEGQGITRTFAIQELTLPLALDGTDIIGQARTGMGKTLGFGVPLIDRVFDDARIPEPDGTARGLIIVPTRELCVQVGEDLHHAAASTNLRICTIYGGRPYDEQIEQLESGVDIIVGTPGRLIDLYQRGSLELSGVAVLVLDEADEMLDLGFLPDIEKILAAVPQERQTMLFSATMPGPILTLARTFMQRPVHIRAESGEEEATVHETTKQVVFQSHQMDKVSVIAHILQAKGRGRTIIFARTKRGAASVAEQLGERGFLVTAVHGDMGQPARERSLTAFRTGDVDVLVATDVAARGIDIDDVTHVINHQVPDDEMTYVHRIGRTGRAGHSGVAITLVGWDELQKWKMISDSLNLDMAEIPTWFSNSPELAEALDIPEGVEEKVGPSRPVLGARPPRGRDGRGDRRNRSARGARDGGDGRRPRHGDRRRRR